A region from the Sphingomonas sp. S2-65 genome encodes:
- a CDS encoding zinc-dependent alcohol dehydrogenase family protein, with translation MKAMALRDPVGLDQLGLEDRPDPGQPGRGEIRVRLQGSTLNFHDLGVVTGRMGAVPGRIPLADGGGVVEAVGTGVTEFAVGDAVVSCFFPDWEDGVAPLGDFSRTPGDGLDGYAREAVVVPARFFTRAPKGFSAVEAAAITTAGLTAWRALIGDGQLKPGDTVLLLGTGGVSIWALQIAKMMGASVAITSSSGEKLERARGMGADFTVNYRETAEWGRAVRDWTGGLGVDHVVEVGGPGTVAQSIEAVRLGGHISLIGVLTGGAGEVPTAALMAKQARLQGLIVGSRRQQRDFVRALDGGAIRPVIDRTFALEELADAFRYEASAAHFGKIGVAW, from the coding sequence ATGAAGGCGATGGCGTTACGCGACCCGGTTGGGCTGGATCAACTCGGGTTGGAGGATCGGCCCGATCCGGGTCAGCCCGGGCGCGGCGAGATCCGGGTGCGGTTGCAGGGAAGCACCTTGAACTTCCACGATCTGGGCGTGGTGACCGGACGGATGGGCGCGGTGCCGGGCCGGATACCGCTGGCCGATGGCGGCGGCGTGGTCGAAGCGGTGGGCACCGGCGTGACCGAATTCGCGGTGGGCGATGCAGTGGTGTCGTGCTTCTTTCCCGATTGGGAGGACGGCGTCGCGCCGCTGGGCGACTTCAGCCGGACGCCGGGCGACGGGCTGGACGGCTATGCGCGCGAAGCGGTGGTGGTGCCGGCGCGGTTCTTCACGCGCGCGCCCAAGGGGTTCAGCGCGGTGGAGGCGGCGGCGATCACCACCGCGGGGCTGACCGCCTGGCGGGCGCTGATCGGCGACGGGCAGCTGAAGCCCGGCGACACGGTGCTGTTGCTGGGCACCGGCGGCGTGTCGATCTGGGCCCTGCAGATCGCCAAAATGATGGGCGCCAGCGTGGCGATCACGTCTTCGTCGGGCGAGAAGCTGGAGCGCGCGCGCGGCATGGGCGCCGACTTCACGGTGAATTACCGCGAGACCGCCGAATGGGGCCGGGCGGTGCGCGACTGGACCGGCGGACTGGGCGTCGATCATGTCGTCGAGGTCGGCGGGCCGGGCACGGTGGCGCAGTCGATCGAGGCGGTGCGGCTGGGCGGGCATATCTCGCTGATTGGCGTGCTGACCGGCGGGGCGGGCGAAGTGCCGACCGCGGCGCTGATGGCCAAGCAGGCGCGGCTCCAGGGGCTGATCGTCGGCAGCCGGCGCCAGCAGCGCGACTTCGTCCGCGCGCTGGACGGCGGCGCGATCCGGCCGGTGATCGACCGGACCTTCGCACTGGAGGAACTGGCCGACGCCTTCCGATACGAGGCGAGCGCGGCGCATTTCGGCAAGATCGGCGTCGCATGGTAG
- a CDS encoding aldo/keto reductase, whose amino-acid sequence MTHFVPPGPLGFGGAPLGNMFEAVDDASAEAALAAAWDSGVRYFDTAPHYGSGLSEHRFGNVLRRYPRDAFVLSTKVGRLLVPDASRPENPPFKDGLPFRVAVDYSYDGVMRSVEDSLQRLGLDRIDIAFVHDLAEDHLGAAWLDAFEVAREGGFRALTELRDQGVIGGWGLGVNRTEPCVRALEQADPDVFLLAGRYSLLNQPALEALFPMCAKRGVHVVVGGPYNSGLLAGGRTFEYADAPPEMIAKRDAIAAVCARHGADIRAAALQFCAAHPVVAAIIPGAKRAEKVRENAGLMTATVPAAVWDELRAEGLIPEEAPTP is encoded by the coding sequence ATGACGCATTTCGTACCGCCGGGACCGCTCGGCTTCGGCGGAGCGCCGCTGGGCAACATGTTCGAGGCGGTGGACGATGCCAGTGCCGAGGCGGCGCTGGCGGCGGCATGGGACAGCGGCGTGCGCTATTTCGACACTGCGCCGCATTATGGCAGCGGGCTTTCGGAGCACCGCTTCGGCAATGTGCTGCGGCGCTATCCGCGCGACGCGTTCGTGCTGTCGACCAAGGTGGGGCGGCTGCTCGTTCCCGATGCCAGCCGGCCGGAGAACCCGCCGTTCAAGGACGGGCTGCCGTTCCGCGTGGCGGTGGACTATTCGTATGACGGCGTGATGCGATCGGTCGAGGACAGCCTGCAGCGGCTGGGGCTCGACCGGATCGACATCGCCTTCGTGCATGACCTGGCCGAGGACCATCTGGGCGCGGCGTGGCTCGACGCGTTCGAGGTCGCCCGCGAGGGCGGGTTCCGGGCGCTGACCGAGCTTCGCGACCAGGGCGTGATCGGGGGCTGGGGACTGGGGGTGAACCGGACCGAGCCGTGCGTGCGTGCGCTGGAGCAGGCCGATCCGGACGTGTTCCTGCTCGCCGGGCGCTACAGCCTGCTCAACCAGCCGGCACTGGAGGCGCTGTTCCCGATGTGCGCCAAGCGTGGCGTGCATGTGGTGGTGGGCGGCCCGTATAATTCGGGGCTGCTCGCGGGCGGGCGGACCTTCGAATATGCCGACGCGCCGCCCGAGATGATCGCCAAGCGCGACGCGATCGCCGCGGTGTGCGCGCGCCACGGCGCCGACATCCGCGCGGCGGCGCTGCAATTCTGCGCGGCGCATCCGGTGGTGGCGGCGATCATCCCCGGCGCCAAGCGGGCCGAAAAGGTGCGCGAGAATGCCGGGCTGATGACCGCGACCGTGCCGGCGGCGGTGTGGGACGAATTGCGCGCCGAGGGGCTGATCCCCGAAGAAGCGCCGACGCCGTGA
- a CDS encoding DMT family transporter, producing MAWLILGVAVVTEIIWALSLKWAAGQGTLAASAIPITLSFVNMGLLALAMKGLPAGTAYAVWTGLGAVGVTIFGTLLFGEKLNLIQAGFIALIIVGVVGTKIFGDA from the coding sequence ATGGCGTGGCTCATCCTCGGCGTTGCCGTCGTTACCGAGATCATCTGGGCGCTGAGCCTGAAATGGGCGGCGGGTCAGGGCACCCTGGCGGCTTCCGCGATCCCGATCACGCTCAGCTTCGTGAACATGGGGCTCCTCGCCCTCGCGATGAAAGGTCTGCCCGCCGGCACCGCTTATGCGGTGTGGACCGGCCTCGGCGCGGTCGGCGTGACGATCTTCGGGACCTTGCTCTTCGGCGAGAAGCTCAACCTCATCCAGGCCGGCTTCATCGCCCTGATCATCGTCGGCGTGGTCGGCACCAAGATCTTCGGCGACGCCTGA
- a CDS encoding methyl-accepting chemotaxis protein encodes MLNRLPISRKLAGSFAAIIVIFAVVGGLVFANLASLTDAAKSKERSLRALQLSETMMSQVLEQQNAARAFAILGKPEFLKTYQENGDKFFESIRAFKEVSKSDEQQARADQLAGHVRTLRGKLDEIIDLARDPGTRAAAQQRTGVKMLGDIRATLKALAEVQEKRVEENIAVEEAAASASQRAIGIGGVLSVGLALFLAWFLSRNVAKPISELTGVMKALASGDNAVQVNGGTRGDELGGMASAVLVFRDAAIEKQKSDAAKAEADAEQRRVVATLEANLSKLAAGDLRANITESFSASYESVKTNFNEAMTSLRSLIGSVSESAAAIRTGSGEIAQASEDLARRTEANAASLEETSAAVTQMDGRLKATAQAATRTVERADGAISTVQGGRGIADEAVQAMARVADGAKGIDSVIEGLDKIAFQTRVLAMNAAVEAGRAGEAGRGFAVVADLVSALAMRSEEEAARARDQLTATQTDIVSAVEMVQKVDGALANISGDVAEVHSLLAQMATDNQAQSTAISQISVAIGTMDQSTQQNAAMVEQTSAAARNLSSEVSALAEQAGKFETGGAAAPKSFKPVAPKARAMAGGYVSPVKPLPVSITPRGEDDWASF; translated from the coding sequence TTGCTGAACAGACTACCGATTTCCCGCAAGCTGGCGGGATCGTTCGCCGCGATCATCGTGATCTTCGCCGTGGTCGGCGGATTGGTGTTCGCCAACCTGGCGAGCCTGACCGACGCCGCCAAGAGCAAGGAGCGCTCGCTGCGCGCCTTGCAGTTGAGCGAGACGATGATGTCGCAGGTGCTGGAGCAGCAGAACGCGGCGCGCGCTTTTGCCATCCTGGGCAAGCCGGAGTTCCTGAAGACCTATCAGGAGAATGGCGACAAGTTCTTCGAATCGATCCGGGCGTTCAAGGAAGTGTCCAAGTCCGACGAGCAGCAGGCACGCGCCGATCAGCTGGCCGGGCATGTCCGCACGCTGCGCGGCAAGCTGGACGAGATCATCGATCTGGCGCGCGATCCGGGGACGCGGGCCGCGGCGCAGCAGCGGACCGGCGTGAAGATGCTGGGCGATATCCGCGCGACGCTGAAGGCGCTGGCCGAGGTCCAGGAGAAGCGCGTCGAGGAAAACATAGCGGTCGAAGAAGCCGCGGCGAGCGCATCGCAGCGGGCGATCGGCATCGGCGGCGTGCTGTCGGTCGGGCTGGCGCTGTTCCTGGCCTGGTTCCTGTCGCGCAACGTCGCCAAGCCGATCAGCGAACTGACCGGCGTGATGAAGGCGTTGGCGAGCGGCGACAACGCCGTGCAGGTGAACGGCGGCACGCGCGGCGACGAGCTTGGCGGAATGGCGAGCGCGGTGCTGGTGTTCCGCGATGCCGCGATCGAGAAGCAGAAGTCCGACGCCGCCAAGGCCGAGGCCGATGCCGAGCAGCGGCGGGTGGTCGCGACGCTGGAAGCCAATCTGAGCAAGCTGGCGGCGGGCGACCTGCGCGCGAACATCACCGAGAGCTTTTCGGCGAGCTATGAGTCGGTGAAGACCAACTTCAACGAAGCGATGACCAGCCTGCGCAGCCTGATCGGATCGGTAAGCGAGAGCGCGGCGGCGATCCGCACCGGCTCGGGCGAGATCGCTCAGGCGTCGGAAGATTTGGCGCGCCGCACCGAAGCCAATGCCGCGAGCCTGGAGGAGACTTCGGCAGCGGTGACGCAGATGGACGGGCGCCTGAAGGCGACGGCGCAGGCCGCGACCCGCACGGTGGAGCGTGCCGATGGCGCGATCTCGACGGTGCAGGGCGGGCGCGGCATCGCCGACGAAGCGGTGCAGGCCATGGCGCGCGTCGCCGACGGTGCCAAGGGGATCGACAGCGTGATCGAGGGTCTCGACAAGATCGCCTTCCAGACGCGGGTGCTCGCGATGAACGCGGCGGTGGAAGCCGGGCGTGCCGGCGAGGCCGGGCGCGGCTTCGCGGTGGTCGCCGACCTGGTGTCGGCACTCGCGATGCGCTCGGAAGAGGAAGCCGCGCGTGCCCGCGACCAGCTGACCGCGACCCAGACCGACATCGTCTCGGCGGTGGAGATGGTCCAGAAGGTCGATGGCGCACTGGCCAACATCTCCGGCGATGTCGCCGAGGTCCACAGCCTGCTGGCGCAAATGGCGACCGACAACCAGGCGCAGTCGACGGCGATCAGCCAGATCAGCGTGGCGATCGGGACGATGGACCAGTCGACCCAGCAGAACGCGGCGATGGTCGAGCAGACCTCGGCCGCCGCGCGCAACCTGTCGAGCGAAGTGTCGGCGCTGGCCGAACAGGCGGGCAAGTTCGAGACCGGCGGCGCCGCCGCGCCGAAGTCGTTCAAGCCGGTCGCACCCAAAGCCAGGGCGATGGCGGGCGGCTATGTCTCGCCGGTGAAGCCGCTGCCGGTGTCGATCACGCCGCGGGGCGAGGATGACTGGGCGAGCTTCTAA
- a CDS encoding DUF2339 domain-containing protein: MNALTLLIALGAVAAVISVLRRLRIVEQALTRVESRLADLEQQDRAPVAAVERRATPLSAAPPAAVRPVLAPAPEPVSAPAPEHAYPSEPRLTLESLIGGRLPIWIGGAALVLSGFFLVRYSIESGLLGPGTRTVLAALFGLVLIAGSEAARNLSATRDDPRVAQALAGAGIASLYGTLYMAAALYHLLSPLSAFALVVLVTGAAMALALRHGPPTAAMALVGGFVAPLLAGFDAAGIGPLLVYLALFIAALFGLAIRRGWGWLALAAAVAGFGWINFLIAALQDRPEALSAVGAFTMLLAACASIALPATGTRNPWLRLAPLVAGFVQLVALAPSLEFGALAWSFYLVLAAAALFLSWRESLYLPGALAALGFLLVLEAIALLQPEHSATPLAAAVATLLFAVPGHLLANRSPRWAELALGGTAGPLLVAHALAPSLLSAPVWGVFELLAAAACAHLVWRRRTAADEPALVLASLATALLAVLGTAQFLPDAWLSVPLALAILGLAQWARITGARALFPLPALPYVAALLAAALPLLALTELVTASAMGDRLPYLRLPLPGLLLRELALPTAALVASLLDPRMLGRARRLIGSVAIAVAVMLLYAVAKQPLAIATIDRFTDVGFIERALLTQACLAAGWVLLRRALFPSLGGVLLTLGLARFVWFDLLLLSPVLVPQQVGGIPLLNAAVLHAAAVAAWAWTLAPTRPIRTGAALATLVALLAAVRQAAHGSLMTGSVSTAENGGYSAILLGAALFWLWRGISSGARDLRIAGLVLLTVVTFKVFLIDAAALDGLLRILSFLALGIALIGIGWAYSRFLGGHGKTAAPNPGAAVSSPL; encoded by the coding sequence GTGAACGCTCTCACGCTCCTGATCGCCCTGGGCGCCGTCGCGGCCGTTATCTCGGTCCTGCGAAGGCTTCGGATTGTGGAACAGGCGCTGACCCGCGTCGAGTCCCGTCTCGCCGACCTCGAACAGCAGGACCGCGCGCCGGTGGCCGCAGTGGAACGCCGCGCCACGCCCCTCAGCGCGGCGCCCCCCGCCGCCGTCAGGCCGGTGCTGGCGCCTGCGCCTGAGCCCGTATCCGCGCCGGCTCCCGAACACGCGTATCCGTCCGAACCCCGTCTTACTCTGGAATCGCTGATCGGGGGCCGGCTGCCGATCTGGATCGGCGGCGCCGCGCTGGTGCTCTCCGGCTTCTTCCTCGTTCGCTATTCGATTGAGAGCGGCCTGCTCGGCCCTGGCACCCGCACGGTGCTCGCCGCGCTGTTCGGCCTCGTGCTGATCGCCGGGAGCGAAGCCGCGCGCAACCTGTCTGCGACCCGCGACGATCCCCGCGTAGCCCAGGCGCTGGCCGGTGCCGGCATCGCCAGCCTCTACGGCACGCTCTACATGGCGGCCGCACTATACCATCTGCTGAGCCCGCTTTCCGCCTTCGCCCTCGTCGTCCTGGTCACCGGCGCCGCCATGGCCCTGGCGCTGCGCCATGGCCCGCCGACCGCGGCGATGGCGCTGGTCGGCGGCTTCGTCGCGCCACTGCTCGCCGGCTTCGACGCCGCCGGGATCGGGCCGCTGCTCGTCTATCTCGCGCTGTTCATCGCCGCCCTGTTCGGCCTCGCCATCCGGCGCGGCTGGGGCTGGCTGGCGCTCGCCGCGGCGGTGGCGGGGTTCGGCTGGATCAACTTCCTCATCGCCGCACTGCAGGATCGCCCGGAGGCGCTGTCCGCGGTCGGCGCCTTCACCATGCTGCTCGCCGCCTGCGCCAGCATCGCGCTGCCCGCCACCGGCACCCGCAATCCGTGGCTGCGCCTGGCGCCGCTCGTCGCCGGGTTCGTCCAGCTGGTGGCGCTCGCACCCTCGCTCGAGTTCGGCGCGCTCGCCTGGAGCTTCTACCTGGTCCTCGCCGCCGCTGCGCTGTTCCTTTCCTGGCGCGAGTCACTCTATCTTCCCGGCGCGCTGGCCGCGCTCGGCTTCCTGCTCGTGCTCGAGGCGATCGCGCTGCTCCAGCCCGAACACAGCGCCACGCCGCTCGCCGCGGCCGTCGCCACCCTGCTCTTCGCGGTGCCCGGGCATCTGCTCGCCAACCGCAGCCCGCGCTGGGCCGAGCTCGCACTCGGCGGCACCGCGGGGCCCCTGCTGGTCGCCCACGCCCTTGCGCCGTCGCTGCTCTCGGCCCCGGTCTGGGGCGTTTTCGAACTGCTCGCCGCCGCAGCTTGCGCGCACCTCGTCTGGCGCCGCCGCACCGCCGCCGACGAGCCCGCACTCGTCCTCGCCAGCCTCGCCACTGCGCTCCTCGCCGTCCTCGGCACCGCCCAGTTCCTGCCCGACGCCTGGCTCTCGGTTCCGCTGGCGCTCGCCATTCTCGGCCTCGCCCAATGGGCCCGCATCACCGGAGCCCGCGCGCTGTTCCCGCTGCCCGCGCTCCCCTATGTCGCCGCGCTGCTCGCCGCCGCGCTGCCGCTGCTCGCCCTAACCGAGCTGGTCACGGCATCGGCGATGGGCGACCGCCTGCCCTATCTGCGCCTGCCGCTGCCCGGCCTGCTCTTGCGCGAGCTGGCTCTCCCTACCGCCGCGCTGGTTGCCAGCTTGCTCGACCCGCGCATGCTCGGCCGTGCCCGACGCCTGATCGGCAGCGTCGCCATCGCCGTCGCCGTGATGCTGCTCTACGCGGTCGCCAAGCAGCCCCTCGCCATCGCCACGATCGATCGCTTCACCGACGTCGGCTTCATCGAACGCGCCCTGCTCACCCAGGCTTGCCTAGCCGCGGGCTGGGTCCTTCTGCGCCGCGCGCTCTTCCCCAGCCTGGGCGGCGTGCTGCTCACCCTCGGTCTTGCCCGTTTCGTCTGGTTCGATCTGCTGCTGCTGTCGCCGGTCCTCGTGCCGCAACAGGTCGGCGGCATTCCGCTGCTCAATGCCGCCGTGCTGCACGCCGCGGCGGTCGCGGCCTGGGCATGGACGCTGGCGCCGACGCGCCCGATCCGCACCGGCGCCGCGCTGGCCACGCTCGTCGCGCTGCTGGCCGCGGTCCGGCAGGCCGCGCATGGCAGCCTCATGACCGGCTCGGTCTCCACCGCGGAAAATGGCGGTTATTCGGCGATACTGCTCGGCGCCGCGTTGTTCTGGCTGTGGCGCGGGATCTCGAGCGGCGCGCGCGACCTGCGGATCGCCGGCCTGGTCCTGCTGACCGTGGTCACGTTCAAGGTCTTCCTGATCGACGCGGCCGCGCTGGATGGCCTGTTGCGCATCCTGTCTTTCCTGGCACTCGGCATCGCGCTGATCGGCATCGGCTGGGCATACAGCCGGTTCCTCGGCGGGCACGGCAAGACGGCGGCGCCAAACCCAGGCGCCGCCGTCTCGTCACCGTTATGA
- a CDS encoding glutathione S-transferase family protein codes for MIVFGSTLSPYVRKVMVFGAEKGLTLQLKSAGLGRGGEDFAAASPFGKIPGFQDGDFRIADSTAIVTYLEAKYPEPPLIPASPEDRARTIWFDEFADTLMMAAGSAIFGQRFVRPRVLKQGCDHDIADRAERELLPPLFAYLERTIPNSGYLVADRLTLADIAVASPLATLGCVGVRAGEDPYPRTAAWLKAILARPSFATILAQDEALVAALGGPVGGARSTPSE; via the coding sequence ATGATCGTATTTGGTTCGACGCTGTCGCCCTATGTGCGCAAGGTAATGGTGTTCGGGGCCGAAAAAGGCCTGACGCTGCAGCTGAAGTCCGCGGGGCTGGGGCGCGGCGGCGAGGACTTCGCGGCCGCCAGCCCGTTCGGCAAGATACCCGGCTTCCAGGATGGCGACTTCCGTATCGCCGACTCCACCGCGATCGTGACCTATCTCGAGGCGAAATATCCCGAGCCGCCGTTGATCCCGGCTTCGCCCGAGGATCGTGCTCGGACGATCTGGTTCGACGAGTTCGCCGACACGCTGATGATGGCCGCGGGCAGCGCCATCTTCGGTCAGCGTTTCGTGCGGCCGCGGGTCCTGAAGCAGGGGTGCGACCATGACATCGCCGATCGTGCCGAACGCGAGCTGCTGCCGCCGCTATTCGCGTATCTGGAGCGGACGATCCCGAACAGCGGCTATCTCGTCGCCGACCGGCTGACGCTGGCGGACATCGCGGTGGCCAGCCCGCTCGCGACGCTTGGCTGCGTCGGGGTACGGGCTGGCGAGGACCCATATCCCCGGACCGCCGCGTGGCTGAAGGCGATCCTGGCGCGACCGAGCTTCGCGACGATCCTCGCGCAGGACGAGGCGCTGGTAGCGGCGCTGGGCGGGCCGGTGGGGGGAGCGCGCTCGACCCCTAGCGAGTAG
- the dapF gene encoding diaminopimelate epimerase, whose translation MQLSFLKCHGSGNDFPLIDARALALSDAEWAGTARALADRAGPVGGDGLLLLTAGDGECAFGMRMFNADGSEAETCLNGLRCVARAGFEALGVDRATVRLKTSRAEVARDAELAPGVVTVRTVVGPNSVAAGDVGLKIGAAQVIEAAVPGLPSARAFTAVAMPNPHLVTFVDHVDEAELVALGSWCEAGPALIPARANVSFVEVRGPADLFVRTFERGVGLTDSCGSAMAASVLAAGLTCRVPFDTQVRVFNKGGMVRGQAHADRVVTISGNASFLYDARVEVDVAAARAVVPVIQARRDDEAAAWSAALAALV comes from the coding sequence ATGCAGCTCTCGTTCCTCAAATGTCATGGCTCCGGCAACGATTTTCCGCTGATCGACGCGCGAGCGCTGGCGCTGAGCGATGCCGAATGGGCCGGGACCGCCCGGGCGCTGGCGGACCGGGCGGGCCCGGTCGGAGGCGACGGGTTGCTGCTGCTGACCGCGGGCGACGGCGAGTGCGCGTTCGGGATGCGGATGTTCAACGCGGACGGCTCGGAGGCCGAGACCTGCCTCAACGGGCTGCGCTGCGTGGCGCGGGCCGGGTTCGAGGCGCTGGGCGTCGACCGCGCGACCGTGCGACTCAAGACCAGCCGCGCCGAGGTCGCGCGTGACGCCGAGCTGGCGCCGGGGGTGGTCACGGTGCGAACGGTGGTGGGGCCGAATTCGGTCGCGGCGGGCGATGTCGGGCTGAAGATCGGCGCGGCGCAGGTGATCGAGGCGGCGGTGCCCGGGTTGCCTAGCGCGCGCGCCTTCACCGCGGTGGCGATGCCCAATCCGCATCTGGTGACCTTTGTCGATCACGTCGACGAGGCCGAGCTGGTGGCGCTGGGCAGCTGGTGCGAGGCGGGACCGGCGCTGATCCCGGCGCGGGCGAACGTGTCGTTCGTGGAGGTGCGCGGGCCGGCCGACCTGTTCGTGCGGACCTTCGAGCGCGGGGTGGGGCTGACCGACAGTTGCGGCAGCGCGATGGCGGCGTCGGTGCTGGCGGCGGGGCTCACCTGCCGGGTGCCGTTCGACACGCAGGTGCGCGTGTTCAACAAGGGCGGCATGGTCCGGGGGCAGGCGCATGCGGATCGCGTCGTCACCATCTCCGGCAACGCCAGCTTCCTGTATGACGCGCGTGTCGAGGTGGATGTCGCGGCGGCGCGGGCGGTGGTGCCGGTGATACAGGCGCGGCGCGACGACGAAGCGGCGGCGTGGAGCGCCGCGCTGGCGGCGCTGGTCTGA
- a CDS encoding ZIP family metal transporter, whose protein sequence is MGGSALVVGAGIAWLVALPQRLIAAVMAIGAGVLISAVAFDLMDEAYARGGFDSTALGFLAGAAVYTFANVLLSRQGARHRKRSGTNPGATQQNADQGSGLALAVGALLDGIPESVVIGTSLLGGKGVSLVTVAAVFLSNVPEGLSSAAGMKRAGRSAGYVFGVWGGIALASGLASLFGYSMLAGVSPDVLAAVTAVAAGAILAMLVDTMIPEATEASHDYSGLIAVLGFLAAFVLTKLGG, encoded by the coding sequence GTGGGCGGCTCTGCGCTCGTCGTCGGGGCCGGTATCGCCTGGTTGGTGGCGCTGCCGCAGCGGCTGATTGCCGCGGTCATGGCGATCGGCGCGGGCGTGCTGATATCGGCCGTCGCGTTCGATCTGATGGATGAAGCCTATGCCCGTGGCGGCTTCGACTCCACGGCGCTTGGCTTCCTCGCCGGCGCGGCGGTCTACACGTTCGCCAATGTCCTGCTCTCCCGCCAGGGTGCGCGCCACCGCAAGCGCTCGGGCACCAACCCCGGCGCCACCCAGCAGAACGCCGATCAGGGCTCCGGCCTCGCCCTGGCGGTCGGCGCGCTGCTCGACGGCATACCCGAATCGGTGGTGATCGGCACCAGCCTGCTCGGCGGCAAGGGCGTCAGCCTGGTCACCGTCGCCGCGGTCTTCCTGTCGAACGTTCCCGAAGGCCTGTCGAGCGCCGCCGGCATGAAGCGCGCCGGGCGGTCGGCGGGCTATGTGTTCGGGGTTTGGGGCGGCATCGCGCTCGCCTCGGGTCTCGCGTCGCTGTTCGGCTATTCGATGCTCGCCGGCGTCTCGCCGGACGTGCTCGCGGCGGTCACCGCGGTTGCCGCCGGCGCGATCCTCGCGATGCTCGTCGACACGATGATCCCCGAAGCGACCGAAGCGAGCCACGACTATTCCGGGCTGATCGCGGTCTTGGGCTTCCTCGCCGCCTTCGTCCTCACCAAGCTGGGCGGCTGA
- a CDS encoding response regulator transcription factor yields MARIIIADDDEILGSIARDALIAAGHGAGLVTDGAEALRVIKARRPDLVILDCNMPGLSGVLLVQELRKLNDFALLPVMMLTGRRSSRDEELARFAGANEYMKKPFDPDELVFRVNEMLAKG; encoded by the coding sequence ATGGCACGCATCATCATCGCCGACGACGACGAGATATTGGGCTCGATCGCCCGCGACGCGCTGATCGCCGCCGGCCACGGCGCCGGCCTGGTCACCGACGGCGCGGAGGCGCTTCGGGTGATCAAGGCGCGCCGCCCCGATCTCGTCATCCTCGATTGCAACATGCCGGGGCTGTCGGGCGTGCTGCTGGTCCAGGAACTGCGCAAGCTCAATGACTTCGCCTTGCTCCCCGTGATGATGCTGACCGGCCGCCGCAGCAGCCGCGACGAGGAACTGGCCCGTTTCGCCGGCGCCAACGAGTATATGAAGAAGCCCTTTGATCCCGACGAACTCGTCTTCCGCGTCAACGAGATGCTCGCAAAGGGCTGA